Proteins from one Algicella marina genomic window:
- the nhaA gene encoding Na+/H+ antiporter NhaA: MPLNAVSRFFRHDAAGGILLMVSAVLALVIYNSPLSGFYDEALNATLAITLDDQGLEKPLILWINDGLMAIFFFLIGLELKREFMEGKLKNPSDVILPGVAAFGGMAVPALIYAFINWGNPETIHGWAIPAATDIAFALGVLALLGKHAHPSLKIFLLTLAILDDMGAILVIALFYTAELKVHYLGLALLPLAALLWLNLRGTHRVAPAILLGVLLWVLVLKSGVHATLAGVILAFLIPIKDQFGKSPLHSLEHALEPYVYFLIVPIFAFANAGVSVTGLSLADLVSAVPVGIAAGLFFGKQIGVFAFTFAVVKLGFARLPHGVSWVHIYGLSCLAGIGFTMSLFIGGLSFTDPVLAAEVRLGVLTGSILSALLGYAVLRAFSTAEPVTEARAQPAE; encoded by the coding sequence ATGCCCTTGAACGCCGTTAGCCGTTTCTTCCGCCACGATGCTGCGGGGGGCATTCTGCTGATGGTATCTGCGGTGCTGGCACTGGTGATCTACAATTCGCCGCTGTCCGGGTTCTACGACGAGGCGCTGAACGCGACCCTTGCCATCACCCTGGACGATCAGGGGCTGGAGAAACCCCTGATCCTCTGGATCAACGACGGGCTGATGGCGATCTTCTTCTTTCTGATCGGTCTGGAACTGAAGCGGGAGTTCATGGAGGGCAAGCTGAAGAACCCCTCCGATGTGATCCTGCCGGGTGTGGCAGCCTTCGGCGGCATGGCCGTGCCGGCGCTGATCTACGCGTTCATCAACTGGGGCAACCCCGAGACGATTCATGGCTGGGCGATTCCGGCCGCCACCGACATCGCCTTCGCGCTCGGGGTGCTTGCGCTTCTCGGCAAACACGCCCATCCCAGCCTGAAGATCTTCCTGCTGACACTGGCGATCCTCGACGACATGGGCGCGATCCTCGTCATCGCTTTGTTCTACACGGCGGAACTGAAGGTGCATTACCTCGGGCTGGCGCTCTTGCCGCTGGCCGCGCTCCTGTGGCTGAACCTGCGGGGCACCCACCGCGTCGCCCCGGCGATCCTCTTGGGCGTGCTGCTCTGGGTGCTGGTGCTGAAATCCGGCGTCCATGCCACGCTGGCCGGCGTAATTCTGGCCTTCCTGATCCCGATCAAGGACCAGTTCGGCAAATCGCCCCTCCACTCGCTGGAGCACGCGTTGGAGCCATATGTCTACTTCCTGATCGTGCCAATCTTCGCCTTCGCCAACGCGGGCGTGTCCGTTACCGGGCTGTCACTTGCCGATCTCGTCTCGGCCGTGCCGGTGGGCATCGCCGCGGGTTTGTTTTTCGGCAAGCAGATCGGCGTCTTCGCCTTCACCTTCGCCGTCGTCAAGCTGGGCTTTGCCCGCCTGCCCCACGGTGTAAGCTGGGTGCATATCTACGGCCTGTCCTGTCTTGCAGGCATAGGCTTCACCATGTCGCTGTTCATCGGCGGGCTCAGCTTCACCGATCCGGTTCTCGCTGCAGAAGTGCGGCTCGGCGTGCTCACCGGCTCCATTCTTTCCGCGCTGCTGGGGTATGCTGTTCTGCGCGCCTTCTCCACGGCCGAACCGGTCACGGAGGCTCGCGCTCAACCTGCGGAGTAG
- a CDS encoding DUF4174 domain-containing protein, whose amino-acid sequence MVRVLALVTGLLGAGSALMAADLVRNTAEEGLDAFKWVARPVVIFADAEADPRVAQQLQYLEQETDALLERDVIIIVDTDPAANGPLRQKLRPRDFMFVLVGKDGQVKYRKPDPVPVRELMRLIDRMPMRQQEVEAQRSGG is encoded by the coding sequence ATGGTCCGGGTTTTGGCCTTGGTTACGGGATTACTGGGTGCGGGCTCGGCGCTGATGGCGGCGGACCTTGTGCGCAACACGGCCGAAGAGGGGCTGGACGCCTTCAAATGGGTCGCGCGGCCCGTGGTGATTTTTGCCGACGCGGAGGCCGACCCGCGCGTGGCCCAGCAACTGCAATACCTGGAGCAGGAAACGGACGCGCTGCTGGAGCGGGATGTGATCATCATCGTCGACACCGACCCGGCCGCCAATGGACCATTGCGCCAGAAACTGCGCCCGCGCGACTTCATGTTCGTGTTGGTGGGCAAGGATGGGCAGGTGAAGTACCGCAAACCCGATCCTGTGCCGGTGCGCGAGTTGATGCGCCTGATCGACCGGATGCCAATGCGGCAGCAGGAAGTCGAGGCGCAGCGCTCCGGCGGGTAG
- the scpA gene encoding methylmalonyl-CoA mutase, whose translation MTQEDWKALAEKELRGKPVDSLVWNTPEGLPVQPVYGPEALEGVDHLGSMPGQNPFVRGPRATMYAGRPWTIRQYAGFSTAEESNEFYRKGLAAGQQGVSVAFDLATHRGYDSDHPRVEGDVGKAGVAIDSVEDMKILFDGIPLDQISVSMTMNGAVIPVLASFIVAGEEQGVERAKLSGTIQNDILKEFMVRNTYIYPPEPSMRIVSDIIEYTASEMPRFNSISISGYHMQEAGANLVQELAFTLADGKEYVRAAVARGMDIDRFAPRLSFFFAIGMNFFMEAAKLRAARLLWCRIMEAEGAKDPKSLMLRTHCQTSGVSLQEQDPYNNIVRTAYEAMSAVLGGTQSLHTNSFDEAIALPTEFSARIARNTQLILQEETGVTNVIDPLAGSYYVEKLTADMAEAAWKLIEEVDEMGGMTKAVASGMPKLRIEEAAARRQAAVDRGDEVIVGVNKYRLTKEDALDIRDVDNVAVRDSQIARLEKIRASRDQAACDAALGALEEAAKSGEGNLLALAVEAARARATVGEISDAMEKAFGRHRAEVKTLAGVYGAAYEGDEGFAQIQKDVETFAEAEGRRPRMLVVKMGQDGHDRGAKVIATAFADIGFDVDVGPLFQTPEEAAQDAIDNDVHVIGISSQAAGHKTLAPKLIAALREMNAEEIIVICGGVIPAQDYDFLKKAGVKAIFGPGTNIPAAARDILELIAGAREAKAAE comes from the coding sequence ATGACGCAGGAAGACTGGAAGGCACTTGCCGAAAAGGAACTGCGCGGCAAGCCGGTGGACAGCCTTGTGTGGAACACGCCCGAGGGCCTGCCAGTGCAGCCCGTCTATGGGCCGGAAGCGCTGGAAGGCGTCGATCATCTCGGCTCGATGCCCGGCCAGAATCCGTTCGTGCGCGGACCCCGCGCCACGATGTACGCCGGCCGCCCGTGGACCATCCGGCAATATGCGGGCTTTTCCACCGCCGAGGAAAGCAACGAGTTCTACCGTAAGGGCCTCGCCGCAGGGCAGCAGGGCGTGTCGGTCGCCTTCGATCTGGCCACCCACCGGGGATACGACAGCGACCATCCCCGCGTGGAGGGCGATGTCGGCAAGGCGGGCGTGGCCATCGACTCGGTCGAGGACATGAAGATCCTGTTCGACGGCATCCCGCTCGATCAGATCAGCGTTTCCATGACGATGAACGGCGCGGTGATCCCGGTGCTGGCCAGTTTCATCGTCGCGGGCGAGGAACAGGGGGTGGAGCGGGCGAAGCTTTCGGGCACGATCCAGAACGACATCCTCAAAGAGTTCATGGTCCGCAACACCTACATCTACCCGCCCGAACCCTCGATGCGCATCGTATCCGACATCATCGAGTACACCGCCAGCGAGATGCCGCGCTTCAACTCGATCTCGATTTCCGGCTACCACATGCAGGAAGCCGGCGCGAACCTCGTGCAGGAACTGGCCTTCACGCTGGCCGACGGCAAGGAATACGTCCGCGCCGCCGTGGCGCGCGGCATGGATATCGACCGTTTCGCACCGCGCCTTTCGTTCTTCTTCGCCATCGGCATGAACTTCTTCATGGAGGCCGCGAAGCTCCGCGCCGCCCGCCTGCTCTGGTGTCGGATCATGGAGGCCGAGGGCGCGAAGGACCCAAAGAGCCTGATGCTGCGCACCCATTGCCAGACCTCGGGGGTGAGCCTGCAGGAGCAAGACCCCTACAACAACATCGTGCGCACCGCCTACGAGGCGATGAGCGCCGTGCTCGGCGGCACCCAGTCGCTGCACACCAACAGCTTCGACGAGGCGATCGCCCTGCCCACCGAATTCTCCGCCCGCATCGCCCGCAACACCCAGTTGATCCTGCAGGAAGAGACGGGGGTGACTAACGTCATCGACCCGCTGGCCGGCAGCTACTACGTCGAAAAGCTGACGGCGGACATGGCCGAGGCGGCGTGGAAGCTGATCGAGGAGGTGGACGAGATGGGCGGCATGACCAAGGCCGTCGCCTCCGGCATGCCCAAGCTGCGCATCGAGGAAGCCGCCGCCCGGCGTCAGGCGGCGGTGGACCGCGGCGACGAGGTGATCGTCGGCGTCAACAAGTACCGGCTGACCAAGGAAGACGCGCTCGACATTCGCGATGTCGACAACGTGGCCGTGCGCGACTCGCAGATCGCGCGGCTGGAAAAGATCCGCGCCAGCCGCGATCAGGCGGCCTGCGACGCCGCGTTGGGTGCACTGGAAGAGGCCGCCAAGAGCGGCGAGGGCAACCTGCTGGCGCTGGCCGTCGAGGCCGCCCGCGCCCGCGCAACGGTCGGGGAGATTTCGGACGCCATGGAAAAAGCATTCGGCCGCCACCGCGCGGAAGTGAAGACACTGGCCGGCGTCTACGGCGCGGCCTACGAGGGCGACGAGGGCTTTGCGCAGATCCAGAAGGACGTCGAGACCTTCGCCGAGGCGGAAGGTCGACGGCCGCGCATGCTGGTGGTGAAGATGGGCCAGGACGGCCACGACCGGGGCGCGAAGGTGATCGCCACCGCCTTCGCCGATATCGGCTTCGATGTCGATGTGGGCCCGTTGTTCCAGACGCCCGAGGAAGCCGCGCAGGACGCCATCGACAACGACGTGCACGTGATCGGCATCTCCAGCCAGGCCGCAGGGCACAAGACTCTTGCGCCAAAGCTGATCGCTGCGCTGAGGGAGATGAACGCCGAGGAGATCATCGTTATCTGTGGCGGCGTGATCCCGGCACAGGATTATGATTTCCTGAAGAAAGCGGGCGTGAAGGCGATTTTCGGGCCTGGCACCAACATTCCGGCAGCGGCGCGCGATATTCTGGAACTGATTGCCGGGGCAAGGGAAGCCAAAGCGGCGGAGTAG